The following are from one region of the Cottoperca gobio chromosome 13, fCotGob3.1, whole genome shotgun sequence genome:
- the fzd9b gene encoding frizzled-9b — protein sequence MSMDGCPLKVVIFLWCLLVISGSSFEIGSYDLERGRPAKCEPIVIPMCEGIGYNLTRMPNFMDHDDQKEAAIKLNEFAPLVAYGCDIHLRFFLCSLYAPMCTDKVSTSIPACRPMCEQARERCAPIMKKFSYTWPDSLDCSKLPTRNDPNALCMEAPENETRTEVKKGEGMLPVPPRPRQPGTSSGRSPGSLGSCENQDKFQFVEKSQSCAPRCSPAVDVFWSRQDKDFAFIWMTVWSILCFVSTAFTVLTFLLEPHRFQYPERPIIFLSMCYNVYSVAFIIRSVAGAENIACDRENGELYIIQEGLESTGCTIVFLILYYFGMASSIWWVILTLTWFLAAGKKWGHEAIEAHSNYFHMAAWGIPALKTIIILTMRKVAGDELTGLCYVGSMDSGALTGFVLIPLSCYLIIGTSFILTGFVALFHIRKVMKTEGTNTEKLEKLMVKIGIYSILYTVPATCVIVCYFYERLNMDYWKVRGLQIKCGSFNGLSSDCSLHTSVPTVAVFMLKIFMSLVVGITSGVWVWSSKTLQTWQGLCSRKLTDRTRSRKPCSGVSCGNTHCHYKSPAVVLHMAKTDLHSDNPTHV from the coding sequence ATGAGCATGGATGGTTGTCCGCTGAAAGTGGTGATTTTTTTGTGGTGTCTGCTGGTGATTTCTGGCTCCAGCTTTGAGATAGGCTCCTACGACCTGGAGCGAGGCAGACCGGCCAAGTGCGAGCCCATCGTGATCCCCATGTGCGAGGGGATCGGCTACAACCTGACCCGGATGCCCAACTTCATGGACCACGACGACCAGAAGGAGGCTGCCATCAAGCTGAACGAGTTTGCCCCTCTGGTGGCTTATGGCTGTGATATACACCTCCgcttcttcctctgctccctctATGCCCCCATGTGCACGGACAAAGTGTCGACCTCCATCCCTGCCTGCAGACCCATGTGTGAGCAGGCCAGGGAGAGGTGTGCCCCCATCATGAAGAAGTTCAGCTACACCTGGCCGGACTCGCTCGACTGCTCCAAGCTGCCTACCAGAAACGACCCCAACGCCCTGTGCATGGAGGCCCCCGAGAATGAAACCAGGACGGAGGTCAAGAAAGGCGAAGGCATGCTTCCCGTGCCCCCTCGCCCCAGGCAGCCGGGCACCAGCAGCGGCCGCTCTCCAGGCAGCTTGGGCTCCTGTGAGAACCAAGACAAGTTCCAGTTTGTGGAGAAGAGCCAGTCGTGTGCGCCGCGCTGCTCCCCTGCTGTGGACGTCTTCTGGTCCAGGCAGGACAAAGACTTTGCCTTCATTTGGATGACAGTGTGGTCCATCCTGTGCTTTGTCTCCACCGCCTTCACCGTCCTCACCTTCCTCCTGGAGCCTCACCGCTTCCAGTACCCCGAGCGCCCAATCATCTTCCTCTCCATGTGTTACAACGTCTACTCTGTAGCCTTTATCATCCGCTCGGTAGCCGGGGCTGAGAACATCGCATGCGACCGGGAGAACGGAGAATTGTACATCATCCAGGAAGGGCTGGAGTCGACAGGCTGCACCATCGTCTTCCTCATCCTCTACTACTTTGGCATGGCCTCTTCAATCTGGTGGGTCATCCTCACCCTCACCTGGTTCCTGGCTGCAGGGAAGAAGTGGGGCCACGAGGCCATCGAAGCCCACAGCAACTACTTCCACATGGCTGCGTGGGGCATCCCCGCTCTGAAAACCATCATCATCCTCACAATGAGGAAGGTGGCTGGAGATGAGCTGACGGGGCTCTGCTACGTGGGGAGCATGGACTCCGGGGCGCTCACGGGCTTCGTCCTCATCCCTCTATCCTGCTACCTGATCATCGGCACCTCCTTCATCCTCACGGGCTTCGTGGCTCTCTTCCACATTCGGAAAGTGATGAAGACGGAGGGCACCAACACAGAGAAGCTGGAGAAGCTCATGGTGAAAATCGGCATCTACTCCATCCTTTACACGGTGCCAGCCACCTGCGTCATAGTCTGCTACTTCTACGAGAGGCTAAACATGGACTACTGGAAGGTGAGGGGGCTGCAGATAAAGTGCGGGTCCTTCAATGGTCTCAGCAGCGACTGCTCGCTGCACACTTCCGTGCCCACGGTGGCCGTGTTCATGCTGAAGATCTTCATGTCGCTGGTGGTCGGTATCACAAGCGGCGTGTGGGTGTGGAGTTCTAAGACCCTGCAGACCTGGCAGGGCCTGTGCAGCCGGAAGCTCACAGACAGGACTAGAAGTAGAAAACCCTGCAGCGGCGTCAGCTGCGGCAACACACACTGCCACTACAAATCTCCTGCTGTGGTTCTGCACATGGCCAAGACTGACCTGCACTCAGACAACCCTACACATGTCTGA